Proteins encoded by one window of Anguilla rostrata isolate EN2019 chromosome 9, ASM1855537v3, whole genome shotgun sequence:
- the sbds gene encoding ribosome maturation protein SBDS: protein MSIFTPTNQIRLTNVAIVRMKKGGKRFEIACYKNKVMSWRSGAEKDLDEVLQTDKVFMNVSKGQVAKKEDLSKAFGTDDVTEICKQILAKGELQVSDKERQTQLEQMFRDIATIVAEKCVNPETKRPYTVNLIERAMKDIHYSVKANKSTKQQALEVIRQLKESIQIQRAHMRLRFVLPAKEGKRLKEKLKSLIKVVESEDFDDQLEMVCLIDPGCYREIDELIRCETKGKGSLEVLSLKDVEEGDEKLE, encoded by the exons ATGTCTATTTTCACACCTACAAACCAAATTCGACTCACCAATGTGGCGATCGTAAGAatgaaaaaaggaggaaaaagatTTGAAATAGCctgttataaaaataaagttatgaGTTGGAGATCGGGAGC tgAGAAGGACCTCGATGAGGTCTTGCAGACTGACAAGGTTTTCATGAACGTGTCCAAAGGACAGGTAGCCAAGAAAGAAGACTTGTCAAAAGCATTTGGAACAGACGATGTAACAGAAATATGTAAACAG ATTTTAGCTAAAGGCGAACTCCAGGTGTCAGACAAGGAGCGGCAGACGCAGCTGGAGCAGATGTTTAGGGATATCGCCACCATAGTAGCAGAAAAGTGCGTAAATCCTGAGACAAAGCGACCGTACACGGTGAACTTAATTGAGCGTGCAATGAAGGACATCCACTACTCCGTCAAAGCGAACAAGAGCACGAAACAACAG GCTCTGGAGGTGATCAGACAACTAAAGGAGTCCATACAGATCCAGCGAGCACACATGAGGTTACGCTTCGTTTTGCCCGCCAAGGAAGGGAAGAGGCTGAAGGAGAAACTCAAATCGCTCATTAAGGTTGTGGAGAGCGAAGACTTCGATGACCAGCTTGAGATG GTATGCCTGATCGATCCTGGCTGCTATCGCGAGATTGACGAGCTCATCCGCTGTGAGACCAAGGGAAAAGGGTCACTGGAGGTATTGAGTCTGAAGGACGTGGAGGAGGGAGACGAGAAGCTGGAGTAG